One genomic window of Glycine soja cultivar W05 chromosome 9, ASM419377v2, whole genome shotgun sequence includes the following:
- the LOC114367865 gene encoding FIP1[V]-like protein isoform X3, translating to MEDDDEFGDLYTDVLRPFASSSPSSSSAQQLHQLSPAPPSLDLNLNPNPDAAQIPCDAPHTYSPAPTNPLPEPDPREPPPESPKIPDAEPLPDSNLVAAVVAGVDPMDREVKFDIEEDDDDGGCGGDVVGETVIPGLSGEAAAAVPPEGEGDDWDSDSEDDLKIVLNENNHMAMERGGVADGDEEEEDGDEELVIVAGGDLNQGVEEPEWGENAALAAGDGDRKDAAGELAKVGGAAVPPKIGYSNHGYHPFHSPFKYQYVRPGAALMPGAAASAPGGPPGQIRPLANMAGRGRGEWRPPGIKGGAAMQKGFHAGPGLPGWGSSAAGRGFGGGLEFTLPSHKTIFDVEIENFEEKPWKYPNVDISDFFNFGLNEESWKDYCKQLEQLRLESTMQSKIRVYESGRTEQEYDPDLPPELAAATGIHDVPGEHTNSLKSDVGQSDVMKGSGTGRVRPPLPTGRAIQVEGGYGDRLPSIDTRPPRIRDSDAIIEIVLQDTEDDESSAGIAQDPPESGDPHREDFREDHVAGDEIPRLEPKYFDGFPQDYNGRKKEIAGRRMPFINSCAANMPNGDEKLFFPQEEPIEYSGSRGQNRRNYGGNFSSSHDERQMQRRVRGQSPPIIPIQELATDNSQKEESAESMEGRHRSSPAVKDVGESSVEYKDIELEDTETADGSSRLEKEETVDRVDTLEDGVAKRQKVTSQVEPPLPDEVDDDWEDSKAAKSSDNSKARSASSRDNQKRQEGFEEEVVQDPQSAHLSSIRQHPDEIEPGFYKREHDAKQEPERNRMMLKGRERSYPYKDRHPSSAPQLHANTDGFDGQKERDNSEMDWARRDDDLYNRRVRNDEPRKRDRAKVRENERNDKEDSLHSRKQLDNGSYRVLYEKDVGSRDSRHRERDEGLRIRYEAVEDYRGKRRKDEEYLRREHIDKEEVLHGYRENASRRRRERDEVLDPRKRDDLQRARDNPDDQYATRQKDDAWVPRERGDRQRDREEWHRMKQSHEEHLPKREREEGRSSVRSGRGAEHKLSEKEYQSREAMRQNDQLKRRDRIQDESPHHKGRDDASARGNQYTTEERRSRQERSSSRSDRVANFSDNQKVKHREGSRKSKERDVSDLNSLGLSKRSQENQIGPTNEK from the exons ATGGAAGACGACGACGAGTTCGGAGATTTATACACCGACGTTCTCCGCCCCTTCGCTTCTTCTTCGCCCTCATCATCTTCTGCGCAGCAGCTCCACCAACTTTCCCCTGCGCCCCCCTCTCTCGATCTCAATCTCAATCCCAATCCCGACGCCGCACAGATCCCCTGCGATGcgccccacacttattcccctGCACCAACCAATCCCCTCCCTGAGCCTGACCCACGCGAACCGCCCCCGGAGTCGCCGAAAATTCCGGACGCGGAGCCTCTGCCGGATTCAAACCTCGTCGCCGCCGTCGTAGCGGGCGTTGATCCGATGGACAGGGAGGTGAAATTCGACATCGAGGAGGACGATGACGACGGCGGATGTGGTGGAGACGTCGTCGGAGAGACGGTTATTCCGGGGCTGTCCGGCGAGGCGGCGGCGGCGGTGCCGCCTGAGGGCGAGGGAGATGATTGGGACAGCGACAGTGAGGATGATTTGAAGATAGTGTTGAATGAGAACAATCACATGGCCATGGAGAGAGGAGGGGTGGCGGATGGtgatgaggaggaggaggatgGGGATGAGGAGCTTGTGATTGTGGCTGGCGGCGATCTGAATCAGGGCGTGGAGGAGCCGGAGTGGGGCGAGAATGCTGCCCTTGCTGCCGGTGATGGCGATAGGAAGGACGCTGCCGGAGAATTGGCCAAGGTCGGCGGTGCGGCCGTACCACCGAAGATTGGGTATAGCAATCATGGATATCACCCCTTTCATTCGCCTTTCAAG TATCAGTATGTTAGGCCTGGTGCAGCGCTAATGCCTGGAGCTGCTGCTTCTGCTCCAGGAGGGCCTCCTGGTCAAATTCGTCCTCTGGCTAACATGGCTGGTCGAGGCAGAGGGGAATGGAGACCACCTGGAATAAAAGGTGGTGCTGCTATGCAAAAAGGTTTTCATGCAGGTCCTGGATTACCTGGTTGGGGCAGCAGTGCTGCAGGGCGGGGGTTTGGTGGTGGATTGGAATTCACACTTCCTTCTcacaa GACTATATTTGATGTTGAAATTGAGAATTTTGAGGAGAAACCGTGGAAATATCCGAATGTTGATATATCggattttttcaactttggcTTGAATGAGGAGAGCTGGAAAGATTATTGCAAACAGCTg GAGCAACTACGCTTGGAGTCTACTATGCAAAGCAAGATCCGTGTTTATGAGAGTGGTCGAACAGAGCAG GAGTATGATCCAGACTTACCCCCTGAATTAGCTGCAGCTACTGGTATACATGATGTACCTGGTGAACACACAAATTCTCTAAAGTCAGATGTTGGACAAAGCGATGTTATGAAAGGTTCTGGGACTGGACGTGTGCGACCACCACTA CCAACTGGTAGAGCAATACAGGTGGAAGGTGGTTATGGTGACCGGCTTCCTTCCATTGATACCCGCCCTCCCCGAATCCGTGATTCAGATGCAATCATTGAG ATTGTTTTACAGGATACAGAAGATGACGAGTCCTCTGCAGGAATTGCTCAAGATCCACCAGAGAGTGGAGATCCCCATAGAGAGGATTTTAGAGAAGACCATGTAGCTGGGGATGAAATTCCAAGGTTGGAGCCCAAGTATTTTGATGGTTTTCCACAGGATTATAATGGTCGAAAGAAAGAGATTGCAGGAAGAAGAATGCCATTTATAAATTCCTGTGCTGCTAACATGCCTAATGGAGATGAAAAATTGTTCTTCCCACAGGAAGAGCCAATTGAGTACTCTGGCTCAAGGGGCCAAAATCGTAGGAACTATGGTGGCAATTTTAGCTCCTCTCATGACGAAAG GCAGATGCAAAGAAGAGTGCGTGGTCAGTCTCCTCCTATTATTCCTATTCAAGAATTGGCAACTGATAACAGTCAAAAAGAAGAGTCAGCGGAAAGCATGGAAGGTAGACATAGATCATCCCCTGCCGTTAAGGATGTAGGGGAGTCCAGTGTGGAGTACAAAGATATTGAACTTGAGGACACTGAGACAGCTGATGGAAGTTCAAGATTGGAAAAGGAGGAAACAGTAGACAGAGTAGATACCCTTGAGGATGGGGTAGCAAAGAGACAGAAAGTAACATCTCAAGTTGAGCCACCTTTGCCTGATGAAGTTGATGATGATTGGGAGGACTCAAAGGCTGCAAAAAGTAGTGATAACAGCAAAGCAAGATCAGCAAGCAGTAGAGATAACCAGAAGCGGCAAGAGGGTTTTGAGGAAGAAGTAGTTCAGGATCCACAATCAGCACATCTGAGTAGCATCAGACAGCACCCTGATGAAATTGAGCCGGGATTTTATAAAAGAGAGCATGATGCAAAGCAAGAACCTGAAAGAAATCGCATGATGCTTAAAGGCAGAGAGAGATCATACCCTTACAAGGACCGGCATCCTAGCTCAGCTCCTCAGTTACACGCAAATACAGATGGATTTGATGgacaaaaagaaagggacaatTCTGAAATGGATTGGGCACGGAGAGATGATGATCTCTATAACAGAAGGGTTAGAAATGATGAACCTAGAAAGAGGGATAGGGCTAAGGTtcgagaaaatgagagaaacgaCAAAGAAGATAGCCTTCATTCTAGAAAACAGTTGGATAATGGTAGCTACAGGGTTTTGTATGAAAAAGATGTTGGGTCCAGAGATTCAAGACATAGGGAAAGAGACGAGGGCTTGAGGATTAGGTACGAAGCAGTGGAGGATTACCGTGGCAAGAGGAGGAAGGATGAGGAATATCTTAGGAGGGAGCATATTGACAAAGAAGAAGTTCTGCATGGCTACAGGGAAAATGCTAGTCGGCGCAGGCGAGAAAGAGATGAAGTATTGGATCCACGAAAGAGGGATGACCTGCAAAGAGCTAGAGATAACCCTGATGATCAATATGCTACTAGGCAGAAAGATGATGCCTGGGTACCAAGGGAGAGGGGTGATAGGCAGAGAGATAGGGAGGAGTGGCATCGGATGAAACAGTCCCATGAAGAACACCTACCCAAGCGTGAAAGAGAAGAAGGACGAAGTTCTGTAAGAAGTGGACGAGGGGCTGAACATAAACTTTCTGAGAAAGAATACCAATCCAGAGAAGCAATGCGGCAAAATGACCAATTGAAGAGAAGGGATAGAATTCAGGATGAAAGTCCACATCATAAGGGGCGAGATGATGCTTCTGCCCGTGGAAATCAATATACTACTGAGGAAAGGCGATCTAGGCAAGAAAGGTCAAGTAGTCGTAGTGATCGTGTTGCTAATTTTTCAGATAACCAAAAAGTCAAGCATAGAGAAGGCTCAAGGAAAAGCAAAGAACGTGATGTTAGTGACCTTAATAGTTTAGGCCTGTCCAAGAGAAGTCAAGAAAATCAAATTGGTCCAACCAATGAGAAG TAG